The following are from one region of the Pseudazoarcus pumilus genome:
- a CDS encoding tripartite tricarboxylate transporter permease, translated as MEMLSYLGDALSPFNLLLALAGVTLGTFIGALPGLSATMAVAILVPFTFAMSPASGLIALGAIYTGAIYGGAFAAILVNTPGTPSSISTTFDGYPMAKRGDGGLAVTLATLASVTGGLVGALTLLLLAPPLADVALMFGPPEYFWLAVLGLTLISALSAGNTVKGLIGGCIGLLMSAVGVAVVGGDVRYTLDTQFLLGGIDITSAIIGLYCIPVVIDLVATRAGHLTVLADKSGFRLRESIGILLGGKLNLLRSSGIGTVIGMLPGAGGSIAGLIAYSEARRTSRHPERFGTGEPAGVIATESSNNATVGGGFIPTLVLGIPGTPPDAIILGALLVQGLKIGPSLFNEQGGIVYTFMYGLLIATVLMLPVGLLLGRYAYKSIVRIPKSLLVPTVAFLTVVGSFAIHSNPEDTKMMVLLGVIAWVLQRYGFSPSPIVLGLVLGQIAEQGFVQAWMIGNATGSTLAMFFGRPISLVIVVFAVLTLMWPLLRRLWRRAPKATERTDLVVEPATKATAQHRDTPAIGWGIAFAALAWAAYGETADMSSMGAVFPSVVSIMLGLLSLLLVVTQFTRAPRPPGIADAPGGSMPRRVALVAVVAAWAMLMPVVGFFVTGLTAFLALTAIATFDRLDARTAATYAVTGLLVVGAFQVLMDDVLGLRMPMGWLF; from the coding sequence ATGGAAATGCTCAGCTACCTGGGCGACGCGCTGTCGCCGTTCAATCTCCTTCTGGCACTCGCTGGCGTCACGCTGGGCACCTTCATCGGCGCGCTGCCGGGGCTGTCGGCGACCATGGCGGTGGCCATCCTCGTGCCCTTCACGTTCGCCATGTCACCGGCTTCGGGCCTGATCGCGCTCGGCGCGATCTACACCGGCGCGATCTACGGCGGAGCCTTTGCCGCGATCCTGGTGAATACGCCGGGGACACCCAGCTCGATCTCGACCACCTTCGATGGCTACCCGATGGCCAAGCGCGGAGATGGCGGCCTGGCCGTCACGCTCGCCACCCTCGCATCGGTCACCGGCGGCCTGGTGGGCGCGTTGACGCTGCTGCTGCTCGCGCCGCCGCTGGCCGACGTTGCGCTGATGTTCGGCCCACCCGAATACTTCTGGCTCGCGGTGCTGGGGCTCACGCTGATCTCGGCGCTGTCGGCCGGCAACACCGTGAAAGGACTCATCGGCGGCTGTATCGGCCTGCTCATGTCGGCCGTCGGCGTGGCCGTGGTCGGCGGCGACGTGCGCTACACGCTCGACACGCAGTTCCTGCTCGGCGGCATCGACATCACCTCGGCCATCATCGGCCTGTACTGCATTCCGGTCGTGATCGATCTGGTCGCGACACGCGCCGGCCACCTCACGGTGCTGGCCGACAAGAGCGGCTTCCGGCTGCGCGAATCAATCGGCATCCTGCTCGGCGGCAAGCTCAACCTGCTGCGCAGCAGCGGCATCGGCACGGTGATCGGCATGCTGCCCGGTGCGGGCGGCTCAATCGCAGGGCTGATCGCATACTCCGAAGCGCGGCGCACCTCGCGCCACCCCGAACGCTTCGGCACCGGCGAGCCGGCCGGCGTGATCGCCACGGAGTCGTCCAACAACGCCACCGTGGGCGGCGGCTTCATCCCGACGCTGGTGCTGGGTATTCCCGGCACGCCGCCGGACGCGATCATCCTCGGCGCGCTGCTGGTGCAAGGCCTCAAGATCGGCCCCAGCCTCTTCAACGAGCAGGGCGGCATCGTGTACACCTTCATGTACGGTCTGCTCATCGCCACCGTGCTGATGCTGCCCGTCGGCCTGCTGCTGGGCCGCTACGCATACAAGAGCATCGTGCGCATTCCCAAGTCGCTGCTGGTGCCAACGGTGGCTTTCCTCACCGTGGTCGGCAGCTTTGCCATCCACAGCAACCCCGAGGACACCAAGATGATGGTGCTGCTCGGCGTCATCGCGTGGGTGCTGCAGCGCTACGGTTTCTCGCCGTCGCCCATCGTGCTCGGGCTGGTGCTCGGCCAGATTGCCGAGCAGGGCTTCGTGCAGGCCTGGATGATCGGCAACGCCACCGGCTCGACCCTGGCCATGTTCTTCGGTCGTCCCATCAGTCTCGTCATCGTCGTGTTCGCGGTGCTCACACTGATGTGGCCGCTGCTGCGCCGCCTGTGGCGGCGTGCCCCGAAGGCGACCGAGCGCACCGATCTGGTCGTCGAGCCGGCCACCAAGGCCACGGCGCAGCACCGCGACACGCCCGCCATCGGCTGGGGCATCGCCTTCGCCGCGCTCGCCTGGGCGGCCTACGGAGAGACCGCCGACATGTCATCGATGGGCGCGGTCTTCCCCAGCGTCGTCTCGATCATGCTCGGCCTGCTGTCGCTGCTGCTCGTGGTGACCCAGTTCACCCGCGCACCCCGCCCGCCCGGCATCGCGGACGCGCCGGGCGGCTCCATGCCGCGCCGCGTCGCGCTCGTGGCAGTGGTTGCAGCCTGGGCAATGCTGATGCCGGTGGTCGGCTTCTTCGTCACCGGCCTCACGGCTTTCCTCGCGCTCACCGCCATCGCCACCTTCGATCGGCTGGACGCCCGAACCGCAGCCACCTACGCCGTCACGGGCTTACTGGTTGTCGGGGCGTTTCAGGTGCTGATGGATGACGTGCTGGGCCTGAGGATGCCGATGGGATGGCTGTTCTGA